From the Helianthus annuus cultivar XRQ/B chromosome 17, HanXRQr2.0-SUNRISE, whole genome shotgun sequence genome, the window tcaagggattttcaaagattgctcagcccctcacgactctcacccAGAAGGGCAttgcttacaaatggaatgaagctcaggaatcCGCATtccagaagctaaaggataacctctgtagtgctccttttctctcgttacctgaaggtaccgacgactttgtggtttactgcgatgcgtctattcatgggctcggttgcgtgttgatgcaacgcgagaaggttattgcctatgcttctcaacaacttaagactcacgaaaggaattacactacgcatgacttggaactgggagcagtggtttttgctcttaagatatggagacattacctgtacggtaccaagtgcactatttacaccgatcagaggagtctcgagcatatcttcaagcaaaaggaattaaacatgcgacaacgtcgatgggtcgaactcttgaatgattatgaatgcgcaatcaagtaccatccgggcaaggccaatgtcgtggcagacgccctcagccgaaaggacactgcacccaagcgcgtgcgagcgctacaacttaccatccagtctaacctccctactcagattcgaaatgctcaggttgaagctctgaaaccggagaacatcagggctgagtccctgcgaggatcgaggcaacgattagaacagaaagaagatggcgcttactatgtgccAGGcacatttgggttccactctatggagatctacgtgaacttgtgatggatgaagcccataagtcccattactcagtacatcctggttcggataagatgtatcaaagGTAAAAACTTCTGGGAGGTACAGGGCTGGAACAACATTACTTGGGGATGGCGAAAGCTTCTGGCTCTATAGTTCGTCCATTTGTTTGGAAGTCTATTCAGAGCGGTCGTCAGACTAACGCATGGAGTGATAACTGGTGTACATGCAGCCCTCTAAGGTCGTTTATTACTCCGCGAACTATAGCTAGAGCGGGTTTTTCATTAAATACATCGGTGGCGGACCTTCTTGATGATAATGGGCAATGGCGATGGCCTCAAGAGTGGTATGATCTTTTTCCGGTGCTCATAAATCGTGATTCTGTTCATCTTATGCCCGAGTTGGAGGATCGGTTTCGTTGGAAAGATTTAGAGGGTAACTTACGGTTTTTTGGTTCTTGGGAGGTTTGGAATAACCTGAGACATAGAGATAGTAAAGTTATATGGGTTAATTCGGTTTGGTTCAGTCAATGCATTCCTAGGCATTCTTTCCATCTATGGTTGGTTATAAAAAATAAACTGAAGACGCAAGATAGGATGGCTGTTTGGGAGGCAGGTAGTGCTACCAATCTTCGGCTCATGTGTTGCCCCTTATGCAGATATGATCGTGATTCAAGGGATCACCAATTTTTTCAATGTTCCTATGCTTCTGAAGTGTGGGGTTTGGTTAGGGATATGGCTGATATGGGTAGTGTTAATAATTCATGGTCCTCGATTATTCAGTGGATGGAACGTAATGCTCACTCTAGATCTCTTGAAAGTATAGTTTCCAACCTTCTGGTGGCTGCTTCCAAGTACTTTATATGGCAAGAAAGGAACACCCGTCTTTTTTCTCATGAACGGCGGACTGCTAATGTGCTTTCGAAGGTCATCATTGATACGGTTCGGCTCAAGATTATGGGATTCCGCATTGGTGGAGATTTGAAGCAAAAGAAGTTAATGGATAAATGGCTAATCTCGAAGAAGAATGTGGATATAGATCCAGGCTAGCGATGTCATAGACTTCTAgcttagtttttattttttgggttGTGTTGTAGTCTTCGAGTCGTTTTTGTTTTGGTTGTGACTTTTTGTCGTGTCGGGTTTGTTTGGTTTttcctagtcttggtatgccgAGACTAGTAGTGTGTATCGATGTCTTGATACACCCTGTTTTTATTTGGTTGatatataaaattcaccggggtaaccctttacccaaaaaacaGTAGCAAACTCTTTTCACCTTTGAGTTAGATACTGAGAATAATAACATATAATGATTGTTGCTTTTTATGAGTTAATGTGGAAATTTTTGTAAACCTACATAAATAATGGCAATGAAAAATAAAGGACAAATTAACCATAGTCTTACATCAACCACTAAACAAGAAAACTCACAACGTGCCATTGTCGTCTTCTCTTTTGCACCCATTACCACCTAGAAGTCACCAAACAAGAAACTAAAACCATAGAAACTAGAAATTGAATAAGAAAATAATGGTAATTTATTATGCTTTCTTGCcttgttcaaaaaccataagaTGCTTTCTAACTCTTTCTCTACAGAAACTGTTGTTATTCAAactcaaaaaccctaaaacattTTGGAGGCCCCTTAAACATGGTGGCCATAAGCAATTGCCTCATCTGGATATCCCAAGAGTCATCCCTGTGACCCATCCCCGCTTCCATTTGGTTTGTTGTTGTTAATCATTACATTGTTGTGCATTTTGGGAAGTGTGGGATGATAGAAACCGATATTTTTGTACTTGGAAAGCTTTTGGGTTTTTCTACTCAATTAGTTAAACCTCTATGGATCTTCTTGCTTATCAACATAACGTTTGAATGTGCCCCTCCTTGTTACTATATCTTATTAACTACATTTGCTTTGGTTATCATATATTGCCATACCATAATTTTTTCTCTATGTTTTTTTTAAACCTACATTGTTCACCAACTTCTTTGAAGTTGACCCATGTTTTCTCACATATGTTTTAGGTGCTAATAATTTGTATTATCCAAGTTTGCTGAATGTAGGATTGGGACATTTTGTCTTAGTCTTATATAAattattatgttcatgttttgaaaCAAGTTGTTTTGTGTTGGTTTGCTTATTTGAAAACAATGTAATTTGGTTAAATGTTATATTTAAAGCTTATTTAGTTTCGTGTGCTATTGAACAATCTAGTTACGTGACACCCCGAGGTTTCAGCCGTCAGTTGGGGTGTTACACAAGGCGATTCTAGAAAAGCCCGATACTACTGAGCAATTAGCTAACTGGCCAATCAAGTTCGGGGAACAAAAAATCTCATGTGTACCTTGTACGACTATAAAAGCTCAAATCCGTGCAGATTTCATAGCTGAAATTTCCATCGATAAAGAAGGAAagtgtgacacttcgggttttcacCACATGTTCTGTTATTTAATTAAATTGTTATGGAATTATCTTGTTgggttgatatatatatatatatatatatatgtatatatatatatatatatatatatttagaagaatccgttaggaaccaccctttattgcgagaaccacgagaaccagtgtgaacacaaacagtaatacctaaaaaaatctaaaaaacactcaaaaaaaaaaattctttttactatttttttggaaaaatcgctatatttcgttcataaaaaaaattttgagtcacagttatccatgtcacaccccgaaatatcagagcattggcgtgagtggactggtatcttcattgcacagcagaagcaaaataagctaagacttctagaaattgaatgccactaagtactcgactccacatggttctcctattccaactgtGCCATGGTTTTTGAAAAGTAACCTGAAAAAGAAATATGCGAAAAaacaacataaagttgagcgagttcatagtttgtttgtaaaagatttgaaataaatcttttgaataaccggtttgtgaaatattattgagaaaacgaatttagaaatcattttcttgtcaagttatatggaaactttgtatttgtaacgcattatgttcgtagaactatgtatttgtaaactcttgtatttgtaaagtttgtataaccgtcaatgcccaccctgactttgactttATGCCCGCCTAACCCTatgctttgaatttgtataaaacatggtatgtaatttgtaaaaccccggtatgaaagcaacaaggaaaaagagatcaccaatggtttgcaaggccattgatatgtgtgaagtgatgcaggaaaactcaaacttAGCAAATTTGTCTCTGGGaagaagacatagtcaccacatgggccaccctggtccgcaTGGGtatgggctcgctacacccaaatagatctatcactcatgtccctcggtcctacaatggccttaagtgttgtacccaccactcacatgatctaaatgtacccttccttagctaaccataccaattgtaattGTATGTAATCATCTTGTAACATGTACCCACTGGGAGTCCCGTTTCTCAAACGCAGACCCACCCAGTCCCATTATTATCACTAGACGGTCCCATCCCTTGtcatgaaaatcattcacatttcgataatacgctcttgttttgtaaaaaccggtatattTAGTATGATCcattcgtaaatcatttgagttcctcgaaatccattcgtaatatgatttagaaatatgagtttttgtTCGTTCAaaaactttgtatgttcttgCAATACGTGCTTTGTCTAAAATATGCAGTCTTTGTTAGTCGAAAACTTTGTGTGTTTCTGCAAAACGTGCccgtctttccaccccgaaaacatttataaaaatgtaaaactgttaaaaggtggggttatgaactcacctgaattgccttgtagaaagctagctaattacgacttcgtgatgtcgtttccaagacgggacttgctagcgtgcattctacgatattcctaacacggaatatcttataagtttctaactaaattgacgtagctaaactacgtgtcatcgagctctaccgaatcgttgatCGTACGATTCGACTGTAAGTTGTTAACTTAACGAAAATGATTAAGTTAAACTTTGTTTAGTTTGTTTATTGTCAGTAATAACTAATAAGTCTTAGAAAGACTTAATACTCGAGAGATTTAGAgtgtataaatatttatataaaaatatataaatatttagttATAGTCGCGTTAGTCGTCTTCGAGAAGTTGTAAGTGTATGTAACGAATATATGAAAATAATATACAACTCGTATCATATATCGCGTCTTGTATATATTCATCAAAGTATAtgtatatgccgtttaggcgtttgaaataaatataaaaagttatatttatttaataaaagaatcgtcgagttattgtgtttgaaaataaatatataactatatttatttttataaaagaattcgtgttgtacgatatttgaaataaatgtataaactatatttatttttataaaacaatttCGTTTTGTCCgatatttgaaaaaaaatataaactatatttatttttataaaaagaagtCGTGTTGttattcgaaataaatatataaactatatttatttttatagcgggAATCTGAGTTATTTgatgttcgaaataaatatataaactatatttatttttataaaggaATTGTCGAGATTTCGAAATTtagaataaatataataactatatttattgtTGTGAATAATATTCGTATCGCCGTTTTGTTTAAAACAATCGTGATAAACATATTTGTTTTGGAATTTAATTCGAATCTGTAAAGTTCGCTTTATTATGAAATACATTTTGTTTACGGgtttttctcgaaaaacgggcagagatTCCTCTGTTTTTTgacgccccgacaacacaagttgtcgttatttttatcaagattcaacaattcaacacatattatatatatatagtttacgTGAAATATATCAAAACGCCAAATATTAAAACCAAGTCACTAAATGTAAAACCGTTAGTCAGGTCGAGCTCGTTTTCACGTAATCCATCAAAAACTATTATAAAACGTAAGTATTAATCTCAATGTTAATTATTTACCAATTCTTCATGTCGAAACGCGAAaaagttgactgagttgaccgagtcgactCACCGAGTTGACCAGGTTTgcctgagttgaccgagtcaagcCAAAATGCACTGAGTCGAACCGAGTTGGACTGAGTCGAGCCGAAATGCACCGAGTCGAACCCGAACCCTCCTTAAATCTGATCCGAACAAACCCGTGGGTGACCCGAAAAGCTCAAACCGTGGCTGACCCGAGACCCGAGTTGTTGACCAGCGTTGAATTATCTTGACCATGCCTGACCTGAACGAACCATGACTGAACCGAGCCGTGTCTGCTTCGAAGCTGAACCAAACTCTAAACCAAACTGAACCTGATCGGAAATCCCGAGCTAACATCTGaatatcatcacccggtgggaaaAATagagaaataaaataaataaataactaaactaTACGATCACTCTCCGGACCTCCGGCGGCCGTTGCCACCGCCATCGGACTCCCCACTCTTTTCTCTGTTTCCTCTTTCTTTCTCCGTCTCTCGCCGCCGTACGCCAGTAACCCaaatcagagagagagagagagacgaggtGTGTAGGTGTGTGGTTACCGGAAAAGAAATGGTGAACGAACCCCGCCGTCATCAAAACCTCTTTCTCGGTTCTCTCTCCTTCCGTCTCCGTGTTTCGACTGGTTCCGCCACCTCGCCGTCGCACGGCGATGGCTCTTTGTCGTCACTCTTTCTTCCTGCTCTCTGTTTAGTCGCCG encodes:
- the LOC110924502 gene encoding uncharacterized protein LOC110924502 — its product is MAKASGSIVRPFVWKSIQSGRQTNAWSDNWCTCSPLRSFITPRTIARAGFSLNTSVADLLDDNGQWRWPQEWYDLFPVLINRDSVHLMPELEDRFRWKDLEGNLRFFGSWEVWNNLRHRDSKVIWVNSVWFSQCIPRHSFHLWLVIKNKLKTQDRMAVWEAGSATNLRLMCCPLCRYDRDSRDHQFFQCSYASEVWGLVRDMADMGSVNNSWSSIIQWMERNAHSRSLESIVSNLLVAASKYFIWQERNTRLFSHERRTANVLSKVIIDTVRLKIMGFRIGGDLKQKKLMDKWLISKKNVDIDPG